The Juglans microcarpa x Juglans regia isolate MS1-56 chromosome 2S, Jm3101_v1.0, whole genome shotgun sequence genome has a window encoding:
- the LOC121251473 gene encoding LOW QUALITY PROTEIN: transcription factor MYB82-like (The sequence of the model RefSeq protein was modified relative to this genomic sequence to represent the inferred CDS: deleted 2 bases in 1 codon): MEVIKKSSVIKPQLKKNLWKPEEDLILKSYVETHGEGNWTTVSQRSGLMRGGKSCRLRWKNYLRPNIKRGEMSKEEEDLIIRMHKLLGNRWSLIAGRIPGRTDNEVKNYWNTHLNKKCIPGKRKATDPDHHHQQHEENDKNLNKKKKLGPLCHSESSGSAALITTKSISLDGRKEEKETESSTVTDTWMEINTDSFFNYYIDDQYPRLPGKNATFVFDDEPLTAYLDSFILFESFECDGGGGAVRTDAINHVVTNTY, translated from the exons ATGGAAGTAATTAAGAAATCATCAGTGATCAAGCCACAGCTCAAGAAAAATTTGTGGAAGCCAGAAGAGGACTTGATTCTGAAAAGTTATGTGGAAACTCATGGTGAAGGCAACTGGACTACCGTCTCCCAGAGATCGG gttTAATGAGGGGAGGAAAGAGTTGCAGGCTCAGATGGAAGAATTACCTGAGACCTAACATTAAACGAGGTGAGATGTccaaagaggaagaagatcTTATCATCCGAATGCATAAGCTTCTGGGCAACAG GTGGTCACTGATTGCTGGTCGGATTCCTGGTCGGACAGATAATGAAGTGAAGAACTACTGGAATACCCATTTGAACAAGAAATGCATTCCAGGCAAAAGAAAAGCAACCGACCCAGATCACCACCACCAACAACATGAGGAAAACGACAAGAACCtgaacaagaaaaagaagttgGGTCCATTGTGTCACTCTGAGTCCAGTGGAAGTGCAGCTTTGATAACGACAAAATCTATAAGCTTGGATGGAAGGAAAGAAGAGAAGGAGACCGAGAGCAGTACTGTCACAGAC ACCTGGATGGAGATCAATACAGACAGCTTCTTCAACTATTACATAGATGATCAGTATCCGAGACTGCCCGGAAAGAATGCAACTTTCGTTTTTGACGATGAACCTCTCACAGCTTACTTGGATTCTTTTATCTTGTTTGAATCATTTGAATGCGATGGGGGAGGAGGCGCAGTACGCACAGATGCAATCAATCATGTAGTGACGAATACTTATTAG